The Triticum aestivum cultivar Chinese Spring chromosome 7B, IWGSC CS RefSeq v2.1, whole genome shotgun sequence genome window below encodes:
- the LOC123162160 gene encoding uncharacterized protein: MDRFQDGEHVRLRSRVHGTYLHADEDGHGVSLPRRGASMNAVWSVHIYHRDGPQLLLYSAAYGSYLAATDARAPPGHRGFRAVQCDYDRRHMEAIKWHAVWADSENYVVLRDVAGRCLRANKWYLSRNNGVSVDGIDDINNVSTMMHLHWFVELIPARDGLPPLPRPIWHPFPGTGIVTAVLPSRMILYVREGADGSRITRGSFKFRGRSVFRLRKKLVRRLRAIMDVSKLVVCVEAGAFGRLTPLVVDLPRSRHNLHIVVIEAGTPAHAELRCPDVDAV; the protein is encoded by the exons ATGGACCGGTTTCAGGACGGCGAGCACGTGCGGCTGCGGAGCCGCGTGCACGGCACGTACCTGCACGCCGACGAGGATGGCCATGGCGTCTCCCTCCCCAGGCGCGGCGCGTCGATGAACGCGGTATGGTCCGTGCACATCTACCATCGCGACGGCCCGCAGCTGCTCCTCTACAGCGCCGCCTACGGCAGCTACCTCGCCGCCACGGACGCGCGGGCGCCGCCCGGCCACCGCGGCTTCCGCGCTGTGCAGTGCGACTACGACCGTCGGCACATGGAGGCCATCAAGTGGCATGCCGTTTGGGCCGACTCTGAGAACTACGTCGTGCTCCGCGACGTCGCCGGCCGCTGCCTCCGCGCCAACAAGTGGTACCTCAGCCGGAACAATGGCGTCAGCGTCGACGGCATCGACGACATCAACAACGTCAGCACGATGATGCACTTGCACTGGTTCGTGGAGCTCATCCCCGCCAGGGATGGCTTGCCTCCGCTTCCACGTCCGATTTGG CATCCCTTCCCCGGAACCGGAATAGTCACCGCCGTGTTGCCGTCGCGGATGATCTTGTACGTGCGGGAGGGCGCCGACGGGAGCCGCATCACCCGTGGCTCGTTCAAGTTCAGGGGGCGATCCGTGTTCCGCCTGAGGAAGAAGCTGGTCCGCCGGCTGCGTGCCATCATGGACGTCTCCAAGCTCGTCGTGTGCGTCGAAGCGGGTGCTTTCGGGCGGCTTACCCCACTCGTCGTCGACCTGCCCCGCAGCCGCCACAACCTCCACATCGTCGTCATCGAGGCCGGGACGCCAG CCCACGCGGAGTTGCGGTGCCCGGATGTCGATGCAGTGTAG